One Aphelocoma coerulescens isolate FSJ_1873_10779 chromosome 6, UR_Acoe_1.0, whole genome shotgun sequence DNA window includes the following coding sequences:
- the SLC35G1 gene encoding LOW QUALITY PROTEIN: solute carrier family 35 member G1 (The sequence of the model RefSeq protein was modified relative to this genomic sequence to represent the inferred CDS: inserted 1 base in 1 codon), which produces MRRRAGVAGXRGAAEEPPGASWQPCVLMVLCQGGEGDAAPAAGGKESEVPPGREDGAGAVQPCLCPAPGVEAAGAEERRACGCCSGMSWPCCCEAPGTKKKAACPGLGLFYTILSAFLFSVASLFLKKIEDVHSVEVSAFRCVFQMAFVLPGLIYYKTGFLGPKGKRIFLFFRGFLGSTAMVLLYYAYQVMPLADATVITFTSPVFTSLLAWIFLKEKYSLWDLLFTLFAITGVILIARPPFLFGSHVTGIEGNYTDHLKGTIAAITSTLSAASTIVILRKVGKSVHYFLSIWYYAVIGLIGCVIALFVLNEWRLPHCGRDRVFLILIGLLGLGGQVFLTKALQIEKAGPVSIMKTMDVVFAFILQILFLNHLPTWWTVGGALCVVASSSGTAIRKWRQSVKKAKQREI; this is translated from the exons ATGCGCAGGAGGGCAGGTGTCGCCG AGCGAGGGGCAGCCGAGGAGCCGCCGGGAGCATCGTGGCAGCCCTGCGTCCTCATGGTGCTGTGTCAGGGCGGAGAGGGCGACGCTGCTCCGGCAGCGGGCGGGAAGGAGTCGGAGGTGCCGCCGGGCCGGGAGGACGGAGCGGGTgcggtgcagccctgcctgtgcccGGCACCCGGCGTCGAGGCGGCGGGCGCCGAGGAGCGCCGCGCTTGCGGCTGCTGCTCGGGCATGTCCTGGCCGTGCTGCTGCGAGGCACCTG GGACAAAGAAGAAAGCTGCGTGCCCAGGACTTGGTCTGTTTTATACCATACTGTCTGCCTTCCTTTTCTCAGTGGCctctttatttcttaaaaaaatagaagatgtACATTCAGTGGAAGTGAGTGCATTTCGATGTGTTTTCCAAATGGCATTTGTTCTTCCTGGTTTAATATACTACAA aacaGGGTTTTTGGGACCAAAAGGtaaaagaatttttcttttcttccgaGGATTCCTTGGTTCTACTGCAATGGTTCTTCTCTACTACGCTTATCAAGTCATGCCACTAGCTGATGCCACTGTTATAACTTTTACCAGTCCTGTTTTTACATCATTACTGGCATGGATCTTTCTCAAAGAGAAATACAGCCTTTGGGATCTTCTGTTTACTCTCTTTGCAATCACTGGAGTAATTCTTATTGCCAGACCACCATTTCTGTTTGGGTCACATGTTACGGGGATTGAAGGAAATTACACAGATCACCTTAAAGGAACTATAGCAGCAATTACAAGCACGTTATCTGCAGCTTCGACTATTGTTATACTAAGGAAGGTGGGAAAATCTGTGCATTACTTTTTGTCAATTTGGTATTATGCAGTCATTGGATTAATTGGATGTGTTATAGCATTGTTTGTTTTGAATGAATGGCGTTTACCACATTGTGGCAGAGATAGGGTTTTTCTAATATTAATAGGCTTGTTAGGGTTGGGGGGTCAGGTATTTCTCACAAAAGCATTACAGATAGAGAAAGCTGGACCTGTATCAATCATGAAAACAATGGATGTggtgtttgcttttattttacaaattctTTTTCTCAATCATCTCCCAACTTGGTGGACTGTGGGTGGTGCCCTTTGTGTAGTAGCCAGTAGTTCTGGAACTGCCATTCGTAAGTGGCGACAGAGCGTGAAAAAAGCTAAACAGAGGGAAATCTGA